TCTTCTCTGGTAAGTAACTACTTTAAATATGGCAAATAGGGGGAGTTAGTTcactaaaagaaaaacaatagcagtaagcaaggtgttaatgtattcagaatgTCTTCTCACTTAGCTGTCAAGCTAATTTATTGCAATTCAATAAACAAACTAAACACACCTAATATCTTAAACTTTCTTtacggggcatatgtatcaatgtgcgagcggacatgatacgaagtagagtatcatgtccgctccacatcgctacacatcgataaatacagacagcatacgttctctgcatttatcattgcattagcagttctggtgtactgctggtgcaatgccgccccctgcagattcacggccaatctgccgctagcacggggtgtcaatcgatcgggttaatttctgtccgccgactcagagcaggcagacaagttatggagaccgctgcttcataacttcttcaaaACTTCTGAAGAGCCCCTTTGGCTCTAAGTACACCTATACATTACCCTTAGCATTTGTATTATTACCAAAAAACATTGTGTAATTTCAGCTCCACTGGCATacttataatctatacacttttatATTATAGCCCACATTTATCAAGGTGAATGCAGACAAGGTTCCCAGACAGGCAAACTGTCCACATACATTGGGGCAGCCCCAGCCTTGCAGGGCATGTCACTAATCCAACAAAATTAATTTCATAGTGATTTCACAGGGTCCCATGAACTAAGCAGCACTTGTGGGGCACGTTTGCACATTCAAGCCTGttttccgcaatgtaagaagcagccatcatcaatgcactgcttcttactATCTCCGCTACCTCTGAGATGACGGAGAGAAATCCCCCCCGAACACATTTGcggggggtgattgacaggcccctcTCTTTTACAAGAAGTGGGTGGCATTACACACTCGCTTGAGAACCTTTTCTGCCTACACGCTGTTTAATACATTTGGCCGCTTTTtatagacaaatgattaattgttcttttttaaaagaacatgcagcaataaacacaaaaataaccaTAATGTGAATCCATTTTTTCCTTTAGACTTTGAAAAGAATAAGATTATTCATAACATAGGTTACTCTAAGATCTAAATGATTCCACTAGACAGCTTGAGAAAATATCTTCTTGATAACTAACTGTAATTCTCTCTCTTTTGCCAAAGGAAATGTCTTACATGAAACTATAAAAAACAGGACATTGTTGATTGAGTTCTATCTAAAACCATTTTTCATTTCTCTACCAAACAGATATTTGGTTGTTTTGGGCATTTTGATAATGTATCTGCTGGCTGTTCTTGGTAACCTAACCATTACTACGCTTGTGTGCCTGGTGTCTCAACTTCATACACCAATGTATTTCTTCCTGTGCAATCTGTCAGTTCAGGATATTGTGTATGTCTCTACGGTTATGCCGAACTTGCTGGTCACTACAATCACCGGGGACACCAGCATTTCCTTTACAAGTTGTCTTAAACAAATTTATTTCTTTGGGTTGTGTATAATTACTGAATTTTCCTTGCTCACCACTATGGCGTATGACCGATATGTGGCTATTTGCATTCCCCTGAATTATCCTCTCATCATGAACAAAATGACCTGCATTCTTTTAGCCACTTCATCCTGGCTTCTCGGTGGAATAATTTCATTGACATTGACTATGATGATGACTAAGTTATCATTCTACAATGCACAAGAAATCAATCATTTCTTCTGTGATCTCCAAACAGTGCTCAAGCTCTCTTGTAGTGACACCACAAACATTATAATGTTTACAACTATCTGTGGCACAATGTTGGGATGTTTTCCTTTTTTACTGATACTAACATCATATATCTACATCATATCTACTATCCTGAAGATCCGAACCTCAGCTGGAAGACAAAAGACTTTCTCCAGTTGTTCCTCACATCTCATGGTTGTTATTGTCTTCTATGGAACATCCCTAAGCATGAACATGAAAACCAAGTCTGAAGACTCTGAGGAAGTAGATCAAATTCTCTCCTTGTTTTATATAGCTTTGGTTCCAGCTCTAAATCCACTAGTCTATAGCTTAAGAAACAGAGAGGTTTTGAAAGCCatgaagaaatgtttttaatacaaaGGTTAAAGTTAAAACCAAACAGCTTTATAATCACAGTGGTTCTTCAAAGAATATAAAGTCAGAGGGTAAAGTCTGAaatggaggatggtgaagcaacaCTGCTAAATGCAAATATTTCACTGGTGTTTAAATTAATTTAAGGGGTTATTCATTAATTACATATAAGTAGATGAGATTGAAAgaagaccaaagtccatcaagttcGACCTTCACAGATGCCCAACAACCCCTTACATTGTGATGAAACAGCTGATACATgaacaaaaaatgtaattaatttctCTTTTTACACTTGTTAACATAGACATGAATATATATTTTGTCTGTAAATGTTCTTACAAAATGGGTTATTGTCAGGGTCCCATAAGCTCTATTTGTGCTAAAATGCAAACTGCATGGCAGGGACTTCACTCATTGTGCTCTACCTGTGGTAGAACAAGGGACTCAATGGTCAGAGTCTGGCTCGCTCTGTTTGTGCCACTAGAGGATGTTTACTTGTAGGGGTTTGTGGAAGAATATTATCATCAGCATTTGTGTCTCCTTCTGGATGCTACCCAAGCAGGGAAGTGCTGTTTGAATATATTTTGAGCAGCCTATTTCATTACTCCTTGCTCTGGCAGTAGAGTCTTTCATGGTTCCTGTTTGTTGCTGGATGTCCTGCATGTGACCTTGCCTAAGTCTGGATACTTGCTGCTGCTGCCATTGAACCTTGGACTGTACTGACCTTGTCTCTGCATTTGGCACAGGTAGTACTTTTGCTTGCTTTCTCTGTAGCAGTTTCCCAGCTCCAGCACCAATATTGCCTGCTGTGCCTATTGGTGTGTCCTGTCTACTGCACTACGTCTATCTGCTGCAGCTTGCAGCCTGTATTCAGCAGCCTGGTATTCCCTTTGTTTGTCCCAGAAGCCGGCTCTACTTTTGTTTGCCCAGAAGTGGGCACTTTCTTTATATGGTCAAAAGTGGGCATTTCCTTTTGCTTGGCTCAGAAGCTAGAATTCCCTTTTGTTTGGCCCTAAACTTAGTTATTGTCTGTCTCAACTTGCACCTGATCATCAGCTATACTGGTTGTACAGTTTTCTTCAATTAACACTTGCCTGTACCTGTTGCCCAGTATAATCTGTTTCAGGACATTACTTGCTATTTTTActcatcaatccacccgatctcatacaatcgggttgattgacaccttctgctagcagccgattggcctcgaatcttcaggggccggcattgcacaagcagttcaccaaaactgcttgtgcaatgataaatgcagacagcgtatgctgtcagcatttatcggtgtctggctgacatgattcgctatagcggatcatgactgccagacacttgataaatcggcccccttgacTGTTCCTAAtataaagaaataatttatttttggaAGGTAAAATTGCCTTTTCCTCTAGCCTTAGGCTTCTAGTCACATTCAATATCcttcatattaaataaaaatatttctctaTAATCTCTTCATAGATTAATTTCTAATAAAACAAACTACTCTGGTTAACATAGGCTCATAGCTTAATTCTTAATTGATACCCTTAGTTAAAGATTTCTTTTGCAATTAgcaatatccttttttaaaaagttgTGGTCAAAGCAATATTTTTACATTTAGTGACACAAGGTATTGCTAAATAGCGAACTAGTATTATAGTAAATATTGAACAATGATTTAAACTCCTagattatacaaaaatattaaaggcACATCTATTGCACAATGAGTTTAAATGCATAGGCAAATGAGGCGGAGCCAGTTGCTTGAGAGAGAAGGCACGTGCCAGAAAAGCCCTGATGGCTTGCAGCTTCTACTAAATTTATTCTTTAATAAATGCTCACAGAATCCTACATTACAATTAATTTAAACAGCACaccataaagtgatggtaaacgttacttaaaatcaggtccggattctaagtgatattttagatggactttaattgagaacttctaatgaagatgcactgtaactcACTTCTTATTCTAGCTGTGTCATTCTAATATTCCTCACTCCGGCCACTCACTTCAAAACGTATATTTTATTTGAGTTAACAGTTTAAActcttctccaatcagtgctctagctataaAAAAGTGCCATACGACTACAGTGCCGATTGGAGAACATTTCAgaacgttagctcacaaaaaatatgagttttgaagtgggcggccagagggTGTGATATTAAAATggaacggctagattaaaaagtaagttacagcccaTCTTCATAACAAGTGGTCCCTGTAAAATATCACCTAGATTTCAGGCCTGATTTTAAGTAAAGTTTACTATAACTTTAAAGCGAGCATCTATTAGGGGCTGAAGTCTTACAAGCAAATTATGTACTAAACCCATGGGTGTCTGGAACTTAGCTGCAACTACATAACTGGTTCACTGGCTCTTGGGAGTGAGTGAGAGGGGCCCACTACCCTGTCTCCAGAGAAAGGTCAACAAGACACAGGACAGCTGTAGGAAAGCTTGTTGCAAGCTGCAGCTCCCAAGACAAATATCTGGTAGCTTTTCATGTACACAAATAGCATCTACTTAAAGAACTGTCACCATCTTGCCTACTGACTGGAGCTTAGGTAGCCTAGCAACTGTCTGATATCTCCAAACTGGAAGAAACATGAGGAAAGCACCTATACAACACCCTAGAATCCTACCTGCAACCCTGAGGTAGCTGCAGTCAATGGGATGAAGAGTGGTTGCACATGGTCTTGTCTGAGAGATAGCTGGGGCAGACAGAACTCCATCTTTGACAAGATAGCTTGGTTTGTGAGCACATACTGACCAacgctacagaattttgcagcactatagaaataaattataataaacaaatattacattaataagttatttatacatttacaaaattaaaatatatattttgtgcaacCACACTGAAATCAATGCAGTGTGATCCACAACGGCTTTTCTTAACTTCTATTTTTTCACTATTTGATGATTCTAAGATAAACTGTCAAATGGACAACTGATGTGCCTCATAAGagtaaatacacaaaaaaactGTACAAAACTCCTACTTAAATGGATAGATATAAAGCAGTCTGTCTGTTacattgttgtaattaaaaaaaacactaaacaatggcttatacttaataggaatcattgcaatatgtattattcatcatttttaaaTTATATCACCTCACTTCCTGTAACAGCCCTACAAGTGGATTTTCAGATGTTGGGGCCATCCTCCGCAGGCTTTATAACCTTTAATGTACCTCTAGGAAAGAGCAAAGAAAATGGTGCAATATCTTTTAACCAACAACCTGCTTTAAAAAGAAAGTACTCACTGGGAAGCCATCTTATGTTCAGAATGTTTATTGAAGACTCTCAACAAGTAAATCTTCATACATTTTTTATCATAAAATCTCTAAAACAGCTCAACGCATTTCAGCAGATGAATCGCCTTTTTCAAGAgcgaataaaaaatgaaaaaagagttAAAGTAACACAAACACAATACAAGTATATACCAAATACTCCTCTTACCAATCACCTAGACAATATCCTGGTGTTTGTAGGCAATGGAATATTAACTTCCTGTTTGCCAAAATCAATATTAACTTAATATACAAATTGTATCTATCCGCATTATTCTTAAAATATTCCCCTATTTACTAGTTAAAATATATTGCTGTTGGCAAACCGTTTACAATCTCCATTTTATACCTTATAATTTTCTTCTtagcaatatataaaatataatcattTTTGCATTCAAATAAAACACATTCAAGAAGattgctaattaacgctcccacttgagcgttaattgagctagaagtaaacttttgcagttaaaagtaaaaagttatcgctctcgcgCTAACACGGTacgcacaaaaagccaaatttagaatattgTGCGCGTGATAACCCAACTCGAGCGCAAACCCAATCGGATATTCTCAAGAGTGCTATACagacatgaaaataagaatatttcacattacaatgttctgcacatagaagaatatgttctttttattcataaatatatatatttatatatatgatggtattttggtataatatatatatatatatataacacatagaaacaccaagcactcaccagctagctcacagctaagataaaatcacaactggaaaggttagtcaccgcatctggccaaatgggaaagctcaggcaccacgtcaaggtcctttccgttgcctgagtccctaacacagcca
The nucleotide sequence above comes from Bombina bombina isolate aBomBom1 chromosome 7, aBomBom1.pri, whole genome shotgun sequence. Encoded proteins:
- the LOC128636735 gene encoding olfactory receptor 13F1-like, translated to MYLLAVLGNLTITTLVCLVSQLHTPMYFFLCNLSVQDIVYVSTVMPNLLVTTITGDTSISFTSCLKQIYFFGLCIITEFSLLTTMAYDRYVAICIPLNYPLIMNKMTCILLATSSWLLGGIISLTLTMMMTKLSFYNAQEINHFFCDLQTVLKLSCSDTTNIIMFTTICGTMLGCFPFLLILTSYIYIISTILKIRTSAGRQKTFSSCSSHLMVVIVFYGTSLSMNMKTKSEDSEEVDQILSLFYIALVPALNPLVYSLRNREVLKAMKKCF